The DNA window GACGGCGTGAACCTCGCCCCTTACGACTCAGTGCTCGAGGCGCTCGCCCAGCTGCCCTCGCAGGCGCGGGTGTCGCTCGACCCGAACAGGCTGAGCCTGCGGCTCCACCAGGCGCTGCCCGAGGGAGCCGCGACGATCGAGGGAATCAGCCCCACGACGCTGGCCAAGGCATGCAAGAGCGAGGCTGATCTCGTCCACGTGCGCCATGCGATGGAAGAAGACGGCGCGGCGCTGTGCGAATTCTTCGCTTGGCTCGAAGCCGCGCTGGCCAGGGGAGAGGCGATCACCGAGCTGACCATCGATGAGCGCTTGAGCGCGCGTCGCGCGAAGCGTTCACGTTTCGTCTCGCTGAGCTTTCCGACCATCGCCGGCTTCAATGCCAACGGCGCGCTGCCCCATTACCGCGCCACCGAGACGGCGCACGCCCGTATCTCAGGCAACGGCCTGCTGCTGATCGACTCCGGTGCCCAGTATCTCGACGGCACCACCGACATCACCCGGGTGGTACCGATCGGCACACCCAGCGATGCCCAGCGACGCGACTACACCCTGGTGCTCAAGGGCACCATCGCGCTCTCCCGCGCCCGTTTTCCGGAAGGGCTCAAGGCACCGCTGCTGGACGCCATCGCCCGGGCGCCGCTCTGGGCCGCGGGGGTTGACTTCGGGCATGGCACCGGCCACGGGGTCGGCTACTTCATGAACGTCCATGAAGGGCCACAGGTGATCTCCTATCATGCCCAGCCGGCTCCGCAGACCGCGATGCGCGCCGGCATGATCACTTCGATCGAGCCAGGTCTCTATCGTCCCGGCCAGTGGGGCATCCGGATCGAGAACCTGGTCGCCAACCAGCCGTTCATCGAGGCCGACGGTGAGTTCGGCGAGTTCCTGCACTTCGAGACCCTGACCCTGTGCCCGATCGACACCCGCCCGATCGATCTTGCGCTGCTCACGCAAGAAGAGATCGCTTGGCTCGACGCCTATCACGTCGAGGTCCGCGCCCGCCTGGCGCCCAAGCTCGAAGGCGAGGCGCTGGCCTGGCTCGAGCTTCGCACCGCACCGCTCGCCGGCTGAACATTGCTGCGGGGCGCAAGCCCCGCATCAGCTAAAGATTCAGCGCGGATCGGTTCCACAGCGCGGGTGAAAAGGATGCGTCCTGTCTCGCAAGGGCTGCGACTTAAGTCGTGATGCTTAACTCATTCTGTGCCGCTATAACGCAGTCTCCTTCCTGCCCATCCGGAGCCTGCCCATGAATCGCTCCCAAGCTGTCAACGGCGGCCTAGTGCGACATCTTCCCTGGCTGCTGCTGGCAGTCGTCGGCGCTTGCGCGCTGGGGGTCGTCGCACTACGCCGAGGTGAATCGATCAACGCTTTGTGGATCGTCGCCGCCTCAGTGTCGATCTATCTGGTCGCCTACCGATACTACGCGCTGTTCATCGCCACCAAGGTAATGCGCCTGGACCCGAATCGGGCGACACCGGCGGTAGTCAACAACGATGGACTCGACTACGTGCCGACCCACCGCCATGTGCTGTTCGGCCACCACTTCGCTGCGATCGCAGGCGCGGGGCCACTGGTCGGCCCGGTGCTGGCCGCGCAGATGGGCTACCTGCCGGGTACGCTGTGGCTGATCGCGGGTGTGGTGTTCGCCGGGGCGGTGCAGGATTTCATGGTGCTGTTCCTCTCCACCCGGCGTAACGGCCGCTCGCTCGGCGAGATGGTGCGCGAGGAAATGGGCCGGGTACCGGGCACCATCGCGCTGTTCGGCTGCTTCATGATCATGATCATCATCCTCGCGGTGCTGGCGCTGATCGTGGTCAAAGCGCTGGCGGAGAGCCCATGGGGCATGTTCACGGTGATCGCGACGCTGCCGATCGCGGTGTTCATGGGTATCTACATGCGCTTCATCCGCCCGGGACGAATCGGCGAAATCTCAGTGATCGGCCTGGTACTGCTGCTCAGCGCCATCTGGTACGGCGGAGCGATCGCCGCCGACCCTTACTGGGGTCCGGCCTTCACCTTCACCGGTGTGCAGATCACCTGGATGCTGATCGGCTACGGGATCGTTGCCGCGATGCTGCCGGTGTGGCTGCTGCTCGCACCGCGCGACTACCTCTCGACCTTCCTCAAGATCGGCACCATCGTTGGGCTCGCGATCGGCATCCTGGTCATCGCACCGGAGCTCAAGATGCCGGCGCTCACCCAGTTCGTCGACGGAACCGGACCTGTGTGGAAGGGCGCGCTGTTTCCGTTTTTGTTCATCACC is part of the Halotalea alkalilenta genome and encodes:
- a CDS encoding aminopeptidase P family protein, producing MPAETVQTIANRIDMLRQALEREGLDAWIAPSSDPHLSEYLPAHFSNREWLSGFTGSAGTLVVLGDDATLWADSRYWVQAEQQLDGSGIQLERLIPAEGRDHIAWLVSTLAEGARVGVDGAVLSLAAARTLEAAFAAKGIELATDRDLVGAIWPDRPALPKAPVYAHLDEFATTKRAVKLTALRRALEARGAQWQLLSSLDDVAWLFNLRGSDVDYNPVFLAHALIGPEQATLFVDETKFDAALIDELAADGVNLAPYDSVLEALAQLPSQARVSLDPNRLSLRLHQALPEGAATIEGISPTTLAKACKSEADLVHVRHAMEEDGAALCEFFAWLEAALARGEAITELTIDERLSARRAKRSRFVSLSFPTIAGFNANGALPHYRATETAHARISGNGLLLIDSGAQYLDGTTDITRVVPIGTPSDAQRRDYTLVLKGTIALSRARFPEGLKAPLLDAIARAPLWAAGVDFGHGTGHGVGYFMNVHEGPQVISYHAQPAPQTAMRAGMITSIEPGLYRPGQWGIRIENLVANQPFIEADGEFGEFLHFETLTLCPIDTRPIDLALLTQEEIAWLDAYHVEVRARLAPKLEGEALAWLELRTAPLAG